From one Paenibacillus terrae HPL-003 genomic stretch:
- a CDS encoding L-threonylcarbamoyladenylate synthase produces MSDKSNQIQGLRGESAQNEKCERVLDEQGLHELMPPLADSHTKWWDVRGLVVEGESSGEMLSGQARIAVEKGIREAAVLLQAGETVAFPTETVYGLGADARSTEAVESVFAAKGRPSDNPLIVHVSDPAQLDGMVTEVNDTARALMDAFWPGPLTLVLPVMPQALSPRVTAGLDTVGVRMPDHPVALRLIAEAGCPLAAPSANRSGRPSPTLAQHVREDLEGRIGGILDGGPTGVGLESTVVQAGDDGTVTILRPGGVTAEQLAAVARTVELDPALAAASPGEDVDSPAPRSPGMKYTHYAPRGRLSVVQGPSTAEVTGWIRAALAEASARGERTAVLAFDEHAAGYAGERVYTLGRLDALHEAAQRLYGVLRRCDEEGVTYILAEACPPKGLGDAIMNRLLKAAGHRIVRL; encoded by the coding sequence ATGAGCGATAAATCGAATCAAATACAAGGTTTGCGTGGAGAGTCTGCGCAGAATGAAAAATGTGAGCGGGTACTGGATGAACAGGGGCTTCATGAGCTAATGCCGCCGTTGGCGGATTCCCATACGAAATGGTGGGACGTAAGAGGCTTGGTTGTTGAAGGGGAATCCTCTGGTGAAATGTTATCCGGACAAGCCCGTATCGCGGTGGAAAAAGGCATTCGTGAGGCTGCTGTGCTACTGCAAGCAGGAGAGACGGTAGCGTTTCCTACCGAGACGGTGTACGGCTTGGGCGCGGATGCGCGTAGCACGGAAGCGGTAGAATCGGTATTTGCCGCCAAAGGGCGTCCTTCCGATAATCCGCTGATCGTGCATGTGTCCGATCCTGCCCAACTGGACGGTATGGTAACGGAAGTGAATGATACGGCGCGGGCGCTGATGGATGCGTTCTGGCCGGGACCGCTGACGCTGGTGTTGCCCGTAATGCCGCAAGCACTGTCGCCTCGTGTGACGGCGGGGCTGGACACGGTCGGCGTGCGCATGCCGGATCATCCGGTAGCGCTGCGCCTGATCGCAGAAGCAGGCTGTCCGCTGGCTGCGCCAAGCGCCAATCGCTCGGGCAGGCCCAGTCCGACCCTTGCACAGCATGTGCGGGAGGACCTGGAGGGCCGCATCGGCGGCATTTTGGACGGTGGCCCCACGGGTGTGGGGCTGGAGTCCACGGTGGTACAGGCCGGTGACGACGGAACCGTCACCATCCTGCGCCCCGGCGGCGTGACGGCCGAGCAGCTCGCTGCGGTCGCTCGCACCGTCGAGCTGGACCCAGCGTTGGCCGCCGCTTCGCCCGGCGAGGACGTCGACAGCCCGGCACCGCGCTCGCCGGGCATGAAGTACACGCACTACGCGCCGCGAGGCCGCTTGAGCGTAGTGCAAGGCCCGTCAACCGCTGAGGTGACGGGCTGGATTCGCGCCGCGCTGGCGGAGGCTTCCGCGCGGGGGGAGCGCACGGCGGTGCTCGCGTTCGACGAGCATGCCGCCGGCTATGCCGGAGAGCGCGTTTACACGCTGGGCAGGCTGGACGCACTCCATGAGGCGGCGCAGCGCCTATACGGCGTGCTGCGCCGCTGCGATGAGGAAGGCGTCACCTACATTTTGGCGGAGGCCTGTCCGCCGAAAGGGCTGGGAGACGCCATCATGAACCGCCTGCTCAAAGCGGCGGGTCATCGGATCGTCCGTCTCTAG
- the spoIIR gene encoding stage II sporulation protein R, producing MRSWTKQAAMILFCISILLMSWEGQKTDAAMTTGTRGPVVMAGMATTGAGVIPHDSIRLRILANSDRPEDQLVKREIRDTIVQQMDAWVGKLENPQSLDQARVLIAAHLPEIDRLVGAELARQGISYDHQVELANVPFPTKMYGGLVYPAGDYEALRVTLGQGKGQNWWCVLFPPLCFIDAGSGEAAAQTVSAKADQGGGRTNAADKEPEVRFFLWDALTGLWGWVSGLFA from the coding sequence ATGAGAAGCTGGACCAAGCAAGCTGCAATGATACTATTTTGTATTTCAATATTATTGATGTCGTGGGAAGGTCAAAAAACAGATGCCGCCATGACAACAGGGACAAGAGGGCCTGTTGTCATGGCGGGGATGGCAACGACAGGAGCGGGCGTCATTCCTCATGATTCCATCCGATTGCGCATTTTGGCCAATTCGGATCGTCCAGAGGATCAACTGGTAAAACGTGAAATTAGGGATACCATCGTACAGCAGATGGATGCGTGGGTTGGCAAGCTGGAAAACCCGCAAAGTTTGGATCAAGCGAGAGTGCTGATTGCTGCTCATTTACCCGAAATTGACCGTTTAGTAGGTGCGGAACTGGCTCGACAGGGCATCTCGTACGATCATCAAGTAGAATTGGCAAACGTACCTTTTCCGACGAAGATGTACGGTGGGCTTGTCTATCCAGCAGGGGATTATGAAGCGCTTCGGGTCACACTGGGACAAGGCAAAGGGCAAAATTGGTGGTGTGTGCTGTTTCCTCCGTTGTGCTTCATTGATGCGGGCAGTGGGGAAGCGGCAGCTCAAACGGTCTCGGCAAAAGCGGACCAAGGAGGCGGACGGACGAATGCCGCTGACAAGGAGCCGGAAGTACGGTTTTTTCTATGGGATGCATTGACGGGGTTGTGGGGATGGGTGAGTGGTCTTTTTGCCTAA
- a CDS encoding FtsW/RodA/SpoVE family cell cycle protein, whose translation MLQKLKKIDGPVIFILVLLMAISIITVYSAGRGPTNLAEHGNDYQKMIGYYILGFVVILGIAIVDFRIFIKKALYVYGGGIFLLALGFFGGTVNNSQGFLKIGGLNLQPAEVFKLVLIIFLTYMLIKKRKSKLYFVQDVLPVALVSFVPFAMVMVQNDLGNALGYIVIVLGMLWIGNVKASHALIGFTIFVVAVGGGLKAYISFHDEIDSFMKGIGRSHWVERLDPWLVPEKATAKASYHTKNAKLAIASGGMMGKGFLQGTSVQSGRVPYTYADSIFVVVAEEFGFVGSSVLLLLYFILIHRMILISLECRDRAGPYLIVGIVSMLLYQIFENIGAFLGIMPLTGITLPFISYGGTSLLINMASIGLVMSIKVHGQELEDDLPQPSRVSLTKEKKA comes from the coding sequence ATGCTTCAGAAATTGAAAAAAATTGACGGTCCGGTGATCTTCATTCTGGTTTTGCTGATGGCGATTAGCATCATAACGGTATATAGCGCGGGCAGAGGACCTACGAACTTGGCGGAGCACGGCAATGACTACCAGAAGATGATCGGGTATTATATATTGGGTTTTGTGGTGATCTTGGGTATAGCGATAGTCGATTTTCGAATATTTATTAAAAAAGCACTGTATGTATATGGAGGCGGAATATTCCTGCTCGCTCTCGGCTTTTTTGGCGGGACGGTTAACAACTCACAGGGCTTTTTGAAAATTGGTGGCTTGAACCTTCAGCCTGCTGAGGTATTCAAGCTGGTTCTTATCATTTTTCTGACTTATATGCTGATTAAGAAGCGCAAGAGCAAGCTGTATTTTGTTCAGGATGTGCTTCCAGTCGCGCTGGTGAGCTTTGTCCCTTTTGCTATGGTCATGGTGCAAAATGACTTGGGGAATGCGCTTGGATACATCGTCATCGTTCTTGGTATGCTATGGATTGGTAATGTCAAGGCATCCCATGCACTGATCGGATTTACCATATTTGTAGTTGCCGTTGGTGGCGGGCTCAAAGCCTATATTTCGTTTCATGATGAGATCGATTCCTTTATGAAGGGGATTGGCCGTAGTCACTGGGTAGAGCGGCTTGACCCTTGGCTCGTACCGGAAAAAGCGACCGCGAAGGCATCTTACCATACCAAAAATGCCAAACTGGCGATTGCCTCTGGCGGGATGATGGGCAAAGGCTTTTTGCAGGGGACTTCGGTGCAATCCGGTCGTGTGCCTTACACGTATGCGGATTCTATCTTTGTGGTCGTGGCGGAGGAATTTGGCTTTGTTGGCTCGTCGGTGCTGCTGTTGCTATATTTTATTTTGATTCACCGAATGATCCTGATCTCGCTGGAATGTCGTGACCGTGCCGGACCGTATCTTATCGTCGGTATTGTATCCATGCTGCTGTATCAGATTTTTGAAAATATCGGCGCGTTTTTGGGCATCATGCCGCTGACGGGAATTACGCTCCCTTTTATAAGCTATGGAGGGACGTCGTTGCTCATTAACATGGCTAGTATTGGTTTGGTTATGAGTATTAAGGTTCACGGTCAGGAGCTGGAGGACGATCTGCCACAGCCATCCAGAGTGAGTTTGACGAAGGAGAAGAAGGCTTAA
- the prmC gene encoding peptide chain release factor N(5)-glutamine methyltransferase — MGHERDLVYRMSPERSMSIREALVEASSFLGSCGVLEPQHNARLLLEHVLGLEGTAFYAALGDPFPASDKEAWEAVIARKAAGEPAQYIIGRQEFYGRPFAVSPSVLIPRPETELLVEAILQHGDRLWPDGAPQALDIGAGSGAIAVTLAAERPRWRVAAGDISAAALEMAAHNAAANGAAVELREGDLLAPFAGEAVDILVSNPPYIPAADIAGLQPEVRDHEPRMALDGGPDGLGPYRAMLEQLGLLQAPPRLIGFELGMGQARDVAGLLEQAGHWNTILIVPDLAGIERHVLGVAE; from the coding sequence TTGGGACACGAACGGGATCTTGTGTATCGGATGTCGCCGGAACGGAGCATGAGTATCAGAGAAGCCTTAGTTGAGGCTTCTTCTTTTTTAGGAAGCTGCGGAGTGCTGGAGCCGCAGCATAACGCTCGTCTGCTGCTGGAGCATGTGCTCGGGCTGGAAGGCACGGCGTTCTACGCTGCGCTGGGCGATCCGTTCCCTGCCTCCGACAAAGAGGCGTGGGAAGCGGTCATAGCCCGCAAAGCAGCGGGTGAACCGGCGCAGTATATTATCGGACGGCAGGAGTTTTATGGCCGTCCGTTCGCGGTTTCGCCGTCGGTGCTGATTCCGCGGCCCGAGACAGAGCTGCTCGTCGAGGCTATTCTTCAGCATGGCGACCGATTGTGGCCGGACGGCGCTCCGCAGGCACTCGATATCGGCGCGGGCAGCGGGGCGATTGCCGTCACGCTGGCGGCTGAGCGGCCCCGCTGGCGCGTAGCGGCGGGGGATATCTCCGCCGCAGCGCTGGAGATGGCGGCGCATAACGCCGCTGCCAACGGCGCAGCCGTGGAGCTGCGCGAAGGCGACCTGCTGGCGCCGTTCGCGGGAGAGGCGGTGGACATCCTGGTGTCCAATCCGCCGTACATCCCGGCCGCCGACATCGCAGGCTTGCAGCCGGAGGTGCGCGACCATGAGCCGCGTATGGCGCTGGATGGCGGACCTGACGGGCTTGGCCCGTACCGGGCGATGCTGGAGCAGCTTGGACTGCTTCAGGCTCCACCGCGGTTGATCGGGTTTGAGCTGGGCATGGGACAGGCCAGAGATGTGGCTGGACTGCTGGAGCAGGCAGGTCATTGGAATACGATTTTAATCGTTCCAGACCTTGCCGGAATCGAACGCCATGTCCTGGGTGTTGCGGAATAA
- the prfA gene encoding peptide chain release factor 1, with protein sequence MLDRLQSLADRYDKLSELLCDPDVANDSKKLRDYSKEQSDLQPAYEAYTEYKTVVEELDAAKVMQAEKLDDEMREMVKMEIDELSARKRELDEKIRILLLPKDPNDDKNVIIEIRGAAGGDEAALFAADLYRMYTRYADTQGWRVELMDANMNDLGGFKEVIFMINGRGAYSKMKFESGAHRVQRIPTTESGGRIHTSTSTVSVMPEAEEVDVEISDKDIRVDTFCSSGAGGQSVNTTKSAVRVTHMPTGIMATCQDGKSQNSNKEKALQVLRARISDMLRQEEEAKYAGERKSKVGTGDRSERIRTYNFPQSRVTDHRIGLTMHKLDQVMNGEIEEIVSALTIAEQADLMEQEV encoded by the coding sequence TTGTTGGACCGATTGCAATCATTGGCGGACCGCTACGATAAACTGAGCGAACTGCTCTGCGATCCGGATGTAGCGAACGATAGCAAGAAACTTAGAGATTATTCCAAAGAACAGTCTGATTTACAGCCTGCTTATGAAGCATATACCGAATATAAAACTGTCGTTGAAGAGCTGGACGCTGCTAAAGTTATGCAGGCCGAAAAGCTGGACGACGAGATGCGTGAAATGGTGAAAATGGAGATTGATGAGCTCAGTGCCCGCAAGCGGGAGCTGGACGAGAAAATCCGCATTTTGCTGCTGCCGAAAGACCCGAATGATGATAAAAATGTGATTATCGAGATTCGTGGCGCAGCGGGTGGTGACGAAGCGGCATTGTTTGCGGCGGATCTGTACCGGATGTACACTCGTTATGCCGATACCCAAGGCTGGCGTGTAGAGCTGATGGACGCGAACATGAATGACCTCGGAGGCTTTAAAGAGGTTATTTTCATGATTAACGGACGCGGCGCATACAGCAAAATGAAATTCGAAAGCGGAGCACACCGCGTACAGCGGATTCCAACGACGGAATCCGGCGGACGTATTCATACGTCTACATCTACGGTGTCCGTTATGCCTGAGGCAGAAGAAGTGGATGTTGAAATTTCCGACAAGGATATCCGCGTTGATACGTTCTGCTCCAGCGGCGCTGGCGGTCAGTCCGTTAATACGACCAAGTCGGCGGTGCGTGTAACGCATATGCCAACAGGCATTATGGCAACCTGTCAGGACGGTAAATCCCAAAATTCCAACAAGGAGAAGGCACTCCAGGTTTTGCGTGCCCGTATTTCGGATATGCTTCGTCAGGAAGAGGAAGCCAAATATGCAGGCGAACGTAAGAGCAAAGTAGGTACTGGGGATCGCAGTGAGCGTATTCGTACCTACAACTTCCCTCAAAGCCGTGTAACAGATCATCGCATCGGGCTGACCATGCACAAGCTGGATCAGGTGATGAACGGGGAGATCGAAGAAATCGTATCGGCGCTCACGATTGCTGAGCAGGCTGATTTGATGGAACAAGAGGTTTAA
- the ychF gene encoding redox-regulated ATPase YchF, whose amino-acid sequence MALKAGIVGLPNVGKSTLFNAITQAGAESANYPFCTIDPNVGVVEVPDERLDKLTELVVPNKTVPTAFEFVDIAGLVRGASKGEGLGNKFLAHIREVDAIVHVVRCFEDENITHVDGKIDPISDIQTINLELILADIESVDKRIERSRKNMKGGNKQYTQEVEVLERIKESLYADKPARSVELSDEEQLIVRDLHLLTMKPVLYAANVSEDGVTEADSNPYVQKVRDFAVAENAEVVPISAKVESEIAELEGEDKAMFLEELGLAESGLNRLIKAAYRLLGLYTYFTAGVQEVRAWTIHKGTKAPGAAGVIHTDFERGFIRAEVVSYNDLVAAGSMNGAKERGQLRLEGKEYVVQDGDVMHFRFNV is encoded by the coding sequence ATGGCTTTAAAAGCGGGGATTGTGGGCTTGCCGAACGTGGGCAAATCAACACTGTTTAATGCAATAACGCAGGCGGGTGCGGAATCCGCAAACTATCCATTTTGTACGATTGACCCGAATGTGGGTGTCGTTGAAGTACCGGACGAGCGGTTGGATAAGCTGACTGAACTGGTTGTTCCGAACAAAACGGTGCCGACGGCTTTTGAATTTGTTGATATTGCAGGACTTGTACGCGGCGCGAGCAAGGGCGAGGGTTTGGGTAACAAGTTTCTGGCTCATATTCGTGAAGTGGATGCGATTGTACATGTGGTACGTTGTTTTGAAGATGAGAACATTACCCATGTGGACGGCAAAATCGACCCGATCAGTGACATTCAGACCATTAATCTGGAACTGATTCTGGCGGATATCGAAAGCGTGGACAAGCGCATTGAGCGTTCCCGCAAAAACATGAAGGGTGGCAACAAGCAATACACCCAGGAAGTTGAAGTGCTGGAGCGGATCAAGGAATCACTGTATGCTGATAAGCCTGCGCGCAGCGTGGAATTGTCGGATGAAGAACAACTGATTGTACGTGATCTTCATTTGCTTACGATGAAGCCTGTACTGTACGCAGCTAATGTCAGCGAAGACGGCGTAACCGAAGCCGACAGCAATCCATATGTGCAAAAGGTACGTGATTTTGCTGTAGCGGAAAATGCAGAAGTGGTGCCGATTAGCGCCAAGGTAGAATCTGAAATTGCCGAGCTGGAAGGCGAAGACAAGGCGATGTTCCTGGAGGAACTGGGACTGGCTGAATCCGGTCTGAATCGTCTGATCAAAGCAGCTTACCGCTTGTTGGGTCTGTATACGTATTTCACAGCGGGTGTGCAGGAAGTACGCGCTTGGACCATTCACAAAGGAACAAAGGCACCAGGCGCTGCAGGCGTAATCCATACGGATTTTGAACGCGGATTTATTCGTGCCGAGGTTGTATCCTACAACGATTTGGTCGCTGCTGGCTCTATGAACGGGGCTAAGGAACGTGGTCAGCTTCGTTTGGAAGGTAAGGAATATGTGGTACAAGACGGAGACGTTATGCATTTCCGTTTTAATGTATAA
- a CDS encoding GNAT family N-acetyltransferase, with protein MSSILTLVPMDAEQYERFEQRSLADYADEKIQAGTWTAEEAPERAAESFARYLPQRLETPHAHLYMLMYSDTDDVESQEEAGYIWFNITDSVQGKEAFLLDILVYDSYQGRGLGTLAMGALEQEARRLGAVRIGLHVFGHNERALHVYRKSGYRVTDIQMSKEI; from the coding sequence ATGAGCAGTATTTTAACCTTGGTACCGATGGACGCAGAGCAATATGAACGGTTTGAGCAGCGCTCACTCGCGGACTATGCGGATGAAAAAATCCAGGCAGGCACATGGACGGCGGAAGAAGCGCCGGAACGCGCAGCAGAAAGCTTTGCCCGATACCTGCCGCAGAGACTGGAAACTCCCCATGCTCACCTTTACATGCTCATGTATTCTGATACTGATGATGTGGAGAGCCAAGAGGAAGCGGGTTATATCTGGTTCAATATTACGGATAGCGTACAAGGAAAAGAAGCTTTTCTGCTGGATATTCTCGTCTACGATTCATATCAGGGGCGGGGGCTAGGTACGCTGGCGATGGGGGCTTTGGAACAGGAAGCTCGCAGGCTGGGAGCTGTCCGTATCGGTTTGCATGTATTTGGGCATAATGAGCGGGCTTTGCATGTGTATCGCAAGTCCGGCTATCGGGTTACAGATATTCAGATGAGTAAAGAGATTTAA
- the fni gene encoding type 2 isopentenyl-diphosphate Delta-isomerase, with amino-acid sequence MSNGENKPEAPESSGRSGSLLPAARTGERKIEHVRLCLQEDVAGQGITNGLERYAFKHCALPELHFDEIRLDTTFLGRAVRTPLLISSMTGGSAETGAINERLAETAEKRGWALGVGSVRAAVEKEELAPTFAVRRLAPSIPILANLGAVQLNYGFGVDDCRRAVEIAGADMLVLHLNGLQEVFQPEGNLDFSGLLGRIEELCRQLSVPVGVKEVGWGIDGETASRLYNAGVAFIDVAGAGGTSWSQVEKFRNSDPVRRAAAEAFADWGNSTADCIVEVRAAQPNGALIGSGGLRDGVDAAKALALGTDMAGFGRSLLGSAVASAEALEARLEQVELELRTVMFGIGVTGIKGLKDTTRLRKKANV; translated from the coding sequence ATGAGTAATGGGGAAAATAAACCCGAAGCACCTGAGAGCTCTGGCAGATCCGGCTCTTTGCTGCCTGCTGCACGGACAGGTGAACGGAAGATAGAGCATGTCCGTCTTTGTCTGCAAGAGGACGTGGCAGGTCAAGGCATCACGAATGGACTGGAGCGCTATGCCTTTAAACACTGTGCGCTGCCTGAGCTGCATTTTGATGAGATACGTCTGGACACTACTTTTCTGGGACGAGCTGTGCGAACGCCGCTGTTGATTAGCTCCATGACAGGCGGCAGCGCCGAGACGGGAGCGATTAATGAGCGCTTGGCAGAAACAGCGGAAAAACGCGGCTGGGCGCTCGGGGTAGGCTCGGTGCGGGCTGCGGTGGAAAAAGAAGAACTGGCTCCGACCTTTGCGGTTCGCCGTCTGGCACCAAGTATTCCGATCCTTGCCAATCTGGGAGCGGTGCAGTTGAACTACGGATTTGGTGTGGACGACTGTCGCCGTGCGGTGGAGATTGCCGGAGCGGACATGCTGGTACTTCATTTGAACGGGTTGCAGGAGGTTTTCCAACCCGAAGGGAATCTGGATTTTAGTGGTTTGCTTGGACGTATTGAAGAGTTGTGCCGCCAGCTTTCAGTGCCCGTAGGAGTGAAGGAAGTAGGCTGGGGCATAGATGGCGAGACGGCTTCGAGACTGTACAATGCGGGGGTAGCTTTTATTGATGTCGCTGGCGCAGGCGGGACAAGCTGGAGTCAGGTGGAAAAATTCCGCAATTCTGATCCTGTACGCCGTGCGGCGGCGGAAGCATTTGCGGATTGGGGCAACTCCACCGCTGATTGTATCGTAGAGGTCAGGGCGGCGCAGCCGAATGGTGCTCTGATCGGCAGCGGTGGATTGAGAGACGGTGTCGATGCAGCCAAGGCACTTGCCTTGGGCACTGATATGGCGGGCTTCGGACGGTCGCTGCTTGGATCGGCGGTCGCCTCCGCGGAGGCGCTCGAAGCGCGGCTAGAGCAGGTGGAGCTGGAGCTGCGCACAGTCATGTTCGGAATTGGAGTAACTGGGATTAAAGGACTTAAAGACACGACTCGGTTGAGAAAGAAGGCGAACGTATGA
- a CDS encoding DMT family transporter, producing MLLGIVLAVIAGAFVSLQTIFNNKVNERTGSWATTTLVLGTGFLASLLCSLIFAGNNTFTLQHMQPWYWFSGMIGVGVVFCLVQGVKLLGPTYAISIVLTAQLGTALLWDSLGWLGLEKIPFTFTKLIGVLVIIGGILIFKFGNGRTKEQQESISHVPDSMKG from the coding sequence ATGCTATTAGGAATTGTACTGGCTGTTATTGCAGGGGCCTTTGTTAGTCTGCAAACGATATTCAATAATAAGGTGAACGAACGAACAGGTTCATGGGCTACAACCACACTTGTGTTGGGAACGGGATTTTTGGCCTCCTTGCTATGCAGTCTTATTTTTGCAGGGAATAATACATTTACGTTACAGCACATGCAGCCGTGGTACTGGTTCAGTGGAATGATTGGTGTCGGCGTGGTGTTCTGTCTGGTACAAGGAGTGAAACTGCTTGGCCCAACCTATGCGATCTCTATCGTGTTAACAGCACAATTGGGTACTGCTTTGCTGTGGGATTCATTAGGGTGGCTGGGACTGGAAAAGATTCCGTTCACCTTCACCAAGCTGATCGGCGTGCTGGTCATTATCGGAGGCATTCTGATATTCAAGTTTGGCAACGGGCGTACGAAGGAGCAGCAAGAAAGCATTTCGCATGTGCCTGATTCGATGAAGGGATGA
- a CDS encoding Crp/Fnr family transcriptional regulator yields MKEIQDQEQLKHFLQFHQLESILHEPLRPYLSLYRLEQGEKLCSQGDSIEHLYILVQGKVKIFTSSTEGKTLVLCFKTPIEIIGDVEYIRSSNVINTVEAVSPIYVIGIHHQWMNKYGRDYAPMLQFLLDIVTRKFCIDSDFSSFNLMYPVEVRLASYLLSVSFDEGDASFHEELRASSLVDVANLIGTSYRHLNRVIRKMSEDGLVERTRGYIVIRDREGLGQLAGHNIYEA; encoded by the coding sequence ATGAAAGAAATTCAGGATCAAGAGCAACTGAAGCATTTTTTACAATTCCATCAGTTAGAATCGATACTACATGAGCCACTGCGGCCTTATTTGTCGCTGTATCGTTTGGAACAAGGGGAAAAGCTGTGCTCCCAAGGGGATTCCATTGAACATCTGTACATATTGGTACAGGGCAAGGTCAAGATTTTTACCAGTTCAACGGAAGGCAAAACACTGGTTCTCTGCTTTAAAACACCGATTGAGATCATAGGAGATGTTGAATATATTCGCAGCAGCAATGTGATCAACACGGTGGAGGCTGTGTCTCCTATATATGTAATCGGTATTCACCACCAGTGGATGAATAAATACGGCAGAGACTACGCTCCAATGCTGCAATTTTTGCTGGATATCGTTACCCGGAAGTTTTGCATAGATTCCGACTTCTCCAGCTTTAACTTAATGTATCCCGTGGAAGTCAGACTGGCCAGTTACCTGCTATCGGTTTCTTTTGACGAAGGTGATGCTTCTTTTCATGAGGAATTGCGGGCATCCAGTCTCGTAGATGTGGCGAATTTAATCGGAACCAGCTACAGGCATCTCAACCGTGTGATTCGCAAGATGAGCGAAGATGGATTGGTGGAACGAACACGAGGCTATATTGTAATTCGTGACAGAGAAGGCTTGGGCCAACTGGCAGGCCATAATATTTATGAAGCTTGA
- a CDS encoding DMT family transporter: MRGILFAFLGGTCITLQGVANTRISHDIGTWQAATVTQLTGVILAALVWMFTRDGSLAEMKQVKPMYLLGGAFAAIIIFSEVTAIQHIGVTFTISALLIAQLCLTFLVDINGWFGVVKQKMKLPQFIGIGMMIAGVIILKL; this comes from the coding sequence ATGAGAGGAATTTTGTTTGCTTTTTTGGGAGGCACTTGTATTACGCTGCAAGGGGTAGCAAATACACGGATTAGTCATGATATCGGTACATGGCAGGCGGCTACGGTTACTCAACTGACTGGTGTTATTTTGGCGGCATTGGTCTGGATGTTTACACGAGATGGCAGTTTGGCAGAAATGAAGCAGGTGAAGCCCATGTATCTCTTAGGTGGCGCTTTTGCAGCTATCATCATATTCAGTGAAGTCACCGCTATTCAGCATATTGGGGTTACATTCACGATCTCGGCGCTGTTGATTGCCCAGTTGTGTCTGACCTTCCTGGTTGATATTAACGGATGGTTCGGTGTAGTGAAGCAGAAGATGAAGCTGCCGCAATTTATAGGCATTGGCATGATGATTGCGGGTGTGATCATTTTGAAGCTCTAA